TCATCCACTCGCGATATGGTCGGCCGCGCGCGATCAACTTGGATAGAATTGAATTAACGAAGGCCTTCTTTGTCGTCAGATCCTTGTTGAGAATGACAACCACCGCCCGCAACAGCGTTTCCTGGAATCCAATTTTCTCGAGAGCTGCGGCTGCCTCTCTACGCACGTCCGAATAACTGTCCCGCAGAGCTGCAACAAGCGGCTCCGCTGATCCTTCATCGCCGATTTCGCCCAATGCCGTTACTGCTTCCCGGCGAACTCCGGTGTCGCTGTCTCGTAGCGCGCAAGCAGCAATTGCGCGTGTGTCTCAGATCTTGCCGAGCGCCTCTGCGGCGTCGCAGCGATTTCGATAATCACTGTCACGTAAGGCAGCCATTAGGGGGTCGACTGCTCGCGTGCTCATCAATTTCCCGAACTAGTTAGAGAAACAGCGGGATTAGTGAGGAAACTCGACATAACCATGGCGGTCCAGAAGCCTTTTCATTTTTCTGCGCACGTTCGCATATCGCGGATCATCCAGCACATTTTCCTGTTGAAGCGGATCTGCCAGTAAATCGTAGAGCTCAGGTTTTTGATCCACCGAAAAAATGCAACCTGCCCGTGTGCCTGTATTGGCATAAGATTCCGCATAAAGATATCGTTTGGTTCGAATCGCTGTGTAGGGTGGATTGCATCTGCTGGGCGCACCATCTCCTTTAAAAGTATCGGGCCAACCTTCCAGAAGCAGATATTTCCGCCATCGTGTAGTCGGATCTTGAATCAACGGCACCAGGGAGATTCCATTCAGACCGGCGGGAGGTTCAACGCCTGTGACTTCGTAAATTGTTGGCGCAATGTCAATATTAGAAACCAGATTGTTCGAATCCACGCGCGGCGAAGCTGGATCCACAAGCGGCGGATAGCGGATTGCAAAGGGGACATGACTCGCTTCTTCGTAAAAAAGGTCCTTGCCTGTCAATCTATGCTCACCCCAAAAGAGTCCGTTGTCTGAAAGAAAAATGATGAGCGTATCATCCAGCATTCCTGCATCGGCCAGGTAAGTCATGATATCGTCTACAGCTTCATCCACAGCAGCCAGCGATTGAAGTTCCTGCAGCCGCAGGAAATCAATTCCATTGATTTCTTCCGTAGAAAGCGGCAGAATCTGCTGCAACCAATCCGGCTTGTCAGAGATAGACGGTTCGTTAAAACTCAAGGGACGATGTTGCGCAAGGCCAGGGTAGAGTCCTGCGTGACGAGGATGAGGAGTAGCAGGCGCATGTGGAGCAGTCGTGGAAAAATAGAGCAAAAATGGTTTCTCTTCTTTTCGGGCTTTATCGAGAAATTTGATCGCATAGTTACGCAGTTTATCGGTAATATATTGATTCGTAATTTCCATGACTTTGTCATTTTTGATGATGTTATAGTTGAACCAATCCAGCAATACTCCTTTACGGAATGAAATCCAGTAATCGAATTCTTCTTTCCTCCAGTCCCCTTTCCAATCGTTCAGGTATTTTCCGATGAGGCCTGTGTAATATCCGGCGGCCCGCAATTTCTCCGGGAATTTCGGAAAGTCCTGAAAATTGGATTTCCTGAACCTGGTACCGTTTCGAACAATCCCGTGACTGCGGGCCAGAAGCCCTGTGAAAATGCTAGCGCGGCTCGGACAACAAAGAGAGGTCGTGACAAAGGCCTTATCGAAAACAATTCCCTGGCGCGCAACCCGCTCATACGTCCTGGGCATAAACGTTTCGTTAAAGGAATCGAATCTTTGATCATCGGTAATGATGATCAGAACGTTCGGCTTTCGTTCCTGGGCAAATGCCAGAAACGAATGGCTGAGCGCGAGAAATACAACAATAAAACGGACCAATATGTGCATATAACCTTTAGAGCTTAACATACGATGTTTTCATTCGGCATTCACGGATGGGATATAAAACTTAATGAGGAAACGCGACGTAGCCGTACCGATCCAGCACCTTTTTTAGACGTTTACGAACTTTGTCGTATTTAGGATTGTCGACCACGTTCTCCTGTTCGAGCGGGTCTTTGAGCAAATCATAGAGTTCCGGTTTTTGCGCGACAGCAAAAGTGCATTTTGCTTTTGTGCCGGTATTTGCGTGAGATTCGGCATAAAGGTAACGCTTTGTTCGAATTGCCGTATAAGGTGGATTGCATCTTGTGTCGGAACCATCTCCTTTGAATGTATCGGGCCATCCCTCCAGGATAAGATGGCTTCGCCATTTTGAATTCGGATCCCGCATTAAGGGGAAGAGAGAACTTCCATCGAGATTCGGGGGCGGTTGAATCCCCGCCAGTTCATAAATTGTTGGCGCGATATCAATATTTGAAACGAGGCTATTCCGATCAACCTGCGGTGAATCCGGGTCCACCAGTCCAGGATAGCGCACCGCAAACGGAACACGGCTTGCTTCTTCATAAAACAAATCTTTGCCTCGCAATCTATGTTCACCCCAGAAAACTCCATTATCCGAAAGGAAAAGGATAAATGTTTCATCCAGCATCCCGGCATCCGCAAGATGAGTCATGATGTTATCGACTGCTTCATCAACAGCGGCAAGGGTTTGAAGTTCCCTGATTCGCCGTCGATCGATGCCTTGCCTTTGCTCCTTTGTTATCTGTGCTATCTGTTGCATCCAATCCGGTTTGTCTTCGATGAAACATTCGTCAAAGCTTTTTGGCCGATGGGGCTTAACACTAGCATAGAGTCCTTCATGACGAGGATGCGGAGTTGCAGGTCCATGGGGAGCGGTGGTGGACAGATAGAGCAAAAATGGTTTATTCGCGTCCTGTGCCTCGTTGAGAAACTCGATGGCATAGTCGCGCATCTTGTCCGTCACATATTCATTCGTTACTTTTACCACAGAATCGTTTTTGATAATCTCAAAGTTGAACCAATCGCGGAGAACTCCTGAGTGAAATGAAATCCAATAATCAAATTCTTGCTTTCTCCAGGCGCCTGACCAGTTGTTCAAATACTTCCCAATCAATCCCGTATGATATCCGGCCTCGCGCATCTTCTGAGGAAATTTCGGAAATTCATTGAACGTGGATGTTTGAATTCTCGTGCCGTTCCTAACAATTCCGTGATTCCGGGCTAAAAGGCCGGTGAAAA
The bacterium DNA segment above includes these coding regions:
- a CDS encoding sulfatase-like hydrolase/transferase, producing the protein MHKSLRFLFLFFALSHSFVVFAREQKPNVLIIITDDQRSDSFNETFMPRTYRRIAQEGVLFENAFVSTALCCPSRASIFTGLLARNHGIVRNGTRIQTSTFNEFPKFPQKMREAGYHTGLIGKYLNNWSGAWRKQEFDYWISFHSGVLRDWFNFEIIKNDSVVKVTNEYVTDKMRDYAIEFLNEAQDANKPFLLYLSTTAPHGPATPHPRHEGLYASVKPHRPKSFDECFIEDKPDWMQQIAQITKEQRQGIDRRRIRELQTLAAVDEAVDNIMTHLADAGMLDETFILFLSDNGVFWGEHRLRGKDLFYEEASRVPFAVRYPGLVDPDSPQVDRNSLVSNIDIAPTIYELAGIQPPPNLDGSSLFPLMRDPNSKWRSHLILEGWPDTFKGDGSDTRCNPPYTAIRTKRYLYAESHANTGTKAKCTFAVAQKPELYDLLKDPLEQENVVDNPKYDKVRKRLKKVLDRYGYVAFPH
- a CDS encoding HEAT repeat domain-containing protein, whose protein sequence is MGEIGDEGSAEPLVAALRDSYSDVRREAAAALEKIGFQETLLRAVVVILNKDLTTKKAFVNSILSKLIARGRPYREWMTESTPVEIHVNPSAQDPMTFAATALVTFGRLLGEESTLERLEHATFQSGDGISGVILSYWAR
- a CDS encoding sulfatase-like hydrolase/transferase, with the translated sequence MHILVRFIVVFLALSHSFLAFAQERKPNVLIIITDDQRFDSFNETFMPRTYERVARQGIVFDKAFVTTSLCCPSRASIFTGLLARSHGIVRNGTRFRKSNFQDFPKFPEKLRAAGYYTGLIGKYLNDWKGDWRKEEFDYWISFRKGVLLDWFNYNIIKNDKVMEITNQYITDKLRNYAIKFLDKARKEEKPFLLYFSTTAPHAPATPHPRHAGLYPGLAQHRPLSFNEPSISDKPDWLQQILPLSTEEINGIDFLRLQELQSLAAVDEAVDDIMTYLADAGMLDDTLIIFLSDNGLFWGEHRLTGKDLFYEEASHVPFAIRYPPLVDPASPRVDSNNLVSNIDIAPTIYEVTGVEPPAGLNGISLVPLIQDPTTRWRKYLLLEGWPDTFKGDGAPSRCNPPYTAIRTKRYLYAESYANTGTRAGCIFSVDQKPELYDLLADPLQQENVLDDPRYANVRRKMKRLLDRHGYVEFPH